The following proteins are encoded in a genomic region of Neomicrococcus aestuarii:
- a CDS encoding ThiF family adenylyltransferase, giving the protein MRINPGLRIVDLQDGYLRIGTDDFSVSFSGLTPREREFIHSLSHPGQGAGYDGRDIPEARRAWILGRLKEVSVPSPRYRISGTLNDVLSPEITRASATYRTHAGPLIQRRHESHVHLFGLDRCSVQLAITLANAGVGHLHLYDLADVDLTDLGGALLTIADLGLPRAIQVAKQLKRLHHRLDVTVHRQISISPADGSLVNGRSSTDSRPVVSVAMGRDSLQPAVREALTTSAHAYTQVIFSDSAATLGPMVLSGIPGCFDCLDHKIPPLTDADHDASTQFPLPPGVLIPDAASASVMAGLAAQQILMVLDGQLLPATVGALMTFQLETGATVTRSIPDNILCACHSSAA; this is encoded by the coding sequence GTGCGCATCAACCCGGGTTTAAGAATCGTTGATCTGCAAGATGGCTACCTGAGGATCGGCACCGATGACTTCTCGGTGTCATTCTCTGGTCTTACTCCACGAGAACGAGAGTTCATTCATTCTCTCAGCCACCCCGGACAAGGGGCCGGTTATGACGGCCGGGACATCCCCGAAGCGCGTCGCGCGTGGATACTTGGACGGCTCAAAGAAGTGTCGGTACCGTCTCCTCGCTACCGCATCTCTGGCACACTCAACGACGTCCTGAGCCCAGAAATCACCCGCGCTTCGGCGACCTACAGAACGCATGCGGGACCGCTGATCCAACGACGCCACGAATCTCATGTGCACCTCTTCGGGCTGGACCGCTGTTCGGTGCAACTGGCCATCACGCTGGCAAACGCAGGGGTGGGACATCTGCACCTGTACGACCTTGCCGATGTTGATCTGACCGATCTGGGCGGAGCATTGCTCACCATTGCAGATCTGGGTCTCCCCCGCGCCATTCAAGTAGCCAAACAGCTCAAGCGGCTCCATCATCGACTCGACGTGACGGTGCACCGGCAGATCTCGATCTCCCCCGCGGACGGTTCTCTTGTCAACGGGCGTTCCTCCACAGACTCGAGGCCTGTCGTTTCCGTGGCAATGGGAAGAGATAGCCTCCAGCCTGCCGTCCGCGAAGCACTCACGACCTCGGCGCACGCCTACACGCAAGTCATCTTCAGTGACTCGGCGGCCACGCTCGGACCCATGGTTCTGAGCGGCATTCCGGGCTGTTTCGATTGTCTCGATCACAAGATCCCTCCCCTTACGGACGCCGATCACGACGCTTCCACTCAGTTCCCACTGCCACCGGGCGTCTTAATTCCCGATGCTGCGAGCGCCAGCGTCATGGCAGGTCTGGCTGCTCAACAAATCCTGATGGTGCTGGACGGACAGCTGCTTCCTGCGACCGTGGGTGCGCTGATGACGTTTCAGTTGGAGACTGGAGCGACTGTCACCAGGTCCATTCCGGACAACATCCTGTGCGCGTGCCACAGCTCAGCCGCCTAG
- a CDS encoding SprT-like domain-containing protein — protein MSSKEEISWMTTATGVRIKIIKSPRRTRSSQARWVSNYVEVRTPSFMSFEATRDVALKLSARVLQKRELKYGEKGKDDLMDRALRLNALYMGGKANPQSVRWVTNQNRRWGSATYSKQSINLSHRLMAMPDWVIDAVLVHELSHLVAPDGHGAAFKARIASYPRMDEADIFLQGFSHGKAFAEWQAQNSGHYHGATLEEAPGIFDDDFLGDDDDDGA, from the coding sequence GTGAGCTCAAAAGAAGAGATCTCATGGATGACCACCGCCACAGGTGTGCGCATCAAGATCATCAAGTCACCGCGGCGAACGCGCTCGTCGCAAGCCCGATGGGTGTCCAACTACGTTGAAGTGCGTACTCCGTCCTTCATGAGCTTTGAGGCAACACGGGACGTTGCCCTGAAACTCTCCGCGCGAGTACTTCAAAAACGTGAACTGAAATACGGGGAAAAGGGCAAGGACGACCTCATGGACCGAGCCCTTCGGTTGAACGCTTTGTATATGGGTGGGAAGGCCAATCCGCAGAGCGTTCGGTGGGTGACAAACCAAAACCGTCGCTGGGGTTCGGCGACCTATAGCAAGCAGTCCATAAATCTTTCGCATCGACTCATGGCTATGCCGGACTGGGTCATTGACGCAGTCCTTGTCCACGAACTCTCACACCTGGTGGCGCCCGACGGTCACGGTGCAGCTTTCAAGGCGCGAATTGCCAGTTACCCCCGAATGGATGAAGCGGATATCTTCCTTCAGGGATTTAGCCATGGAAAAGCCTTCGCCGAGTGGCAAGCGCAGAACTCAGGTCATTACCACGGGGCAACACTTGAGGAGGCGCCGGGTATTTTCGACGACGATTTCCTCGGCGATGATGATGACGACGGCGCCTAA
- a CDS encoding zinc-dependent metalloprotease → MAEFPPNNNPNDPDDNDPMQEMFKRMFGGQLPPGFDPSALGMTPGQGADPVQMQAIFRQLQGLFGAMASGETGPVNWTLAQQSAREATAGQDPSLTTNAKAAVENATKLADLWLSQATSFGPVIQAPQALTRSEWVDKTMASWKRLTEPVAISVSQAMTAAMQAQVPEEMRAMMGGAQGMMQSLGGALFGSQLGAAVGALAQEVLGSTDIGLPLSGDRPALLPVNITGFGEGLDLPENEILLFVALRELAHMRLYHAVPWLKDHVIGAIEDYARGITIDTSHLDEALRGFDPSRPETMQDVFNEGLFTPQRSPAQEAALAKLETVLALIEGWVDEVVADAAVNLPSAGALRETMRRRRASGGPAEQAFASIVGLELRPRRLREASQFWAHLKQERGLEGRDAAWDAEDLMPTGEDLDDPAGFTSRRALVNASDEDLDAALDRLLSGGYEEQTESGDDSPSSDSGDAPDSGDEPTDPQDKPQG, encoded by the coding sequence ATGGCAGAATTCCCCCCAAACAACAACCCGAATGATCCTGACGACAATGACCCGATGCAGGAAATGTTCAAGCGCATGTTTGGGGGTCAGTTACCACCTGGCTTTGATCCTTCCGCGCTTGGCATGACGCCTGGTCAGGGAGCAGATCCTGTTCAGATGCAAGCTATCTTCCGGCAGCTCCAAGGTCTCTTCGGAGCCATGGCATCTGGCGAAACCGGTCCAGTGAACTGGACGCTGGCTCAGCAATCCGCACGCGAGGCCACAGCGGGTCAGGATCCATCGCTCACCACTAATGCGAAAGCTGCCGTGGAGAATGCCACCAAGTTGGCCGATCTCTGGCTGTCTCAAGCAACTTCGTTCGGTCCTGTGATCCAAGCTCCTCAAGCGCTCACGCGTTCCGAGTGGGTTGATAAGACCATGGCGTCGTGGAAGCGACTCACCGAACCCGTTGCCATCTCGGTATCCCAGGCAATGACTGCTGCAATGCAGGCCCAGGTGCCCGAAGAAATGCGCGCCATGATGGGCGGCGCTCAGGGCATGATGCAGTCGTTGGGCGGCGCGCTCTTTGGCTCCCAGCTCGGTGCTGCCGTAGGCGCGTTGGCACAAGAAGTGTTGGGTTCCACGGACATCGGTCTTCCGCTGTCCGGTGATCGTCCAGCCTTGTTGCCGGTCAACATCACGGGTTTCGGCGAAGGACTCGATCTCCCAGAGAACGAGATTCTGCTCTTTGTAGCGCTTCGGGAACTGGCTCACATGCGCTTGTACCACGCAGTTCCGTGGCTCAAGGATCACGTGATCGGGGCCATCGAGGACTACGCTCGCGGCATCACTATTGATACCTCCCACTTGGATGAAGCGCTTCGAGGATTCGACCCTTCACGCCCTGAAACCATGCAAGATGTCTTCAACGAAGGTCTCTTCACTCCGCAACGTAGCCCCGCTCAAGAGGCTGCGCTCGCCAAGTTGGAGACCGTGCTTGCCCTGATTGAAGGATGGGTTGACGAAGTTGTTGCTGACGCGGCAGTGAATCTTCCATCTGCCGGAGCACTTCGCGAGACCATGCGTCGCCGTCGAGCATCCGGCGGTCCTGCCGAGCAGGCCTTTGCGTCAATCGTGGGACTCGAGCTTCGCCCTCGGCGTTTGCGCGAGGCCTCCCAGTTCTGGGCTCATCTAAAGCAAGAGCGTGGACTTGAGGGCCGCGACGCAGCATGGGATGCAGAAGATCTCATGCCAACCGGCGAGGATCTCGACGATCCAGCAGGCTTCACCTCGCGTCGAGCCCTCGTCAACGCGAGCGACGAAGACTTGGACGCCGCTTTGGATCGCTTGCTCTCTGGCGGTTACGAAGAGCAGACGGAGTCCGGCGATGACTCCCCGTCTAGCGATTCAGGAGATGCGCCTGATTCCGGCGACGAGCCAACCGATCCTCAGGACAAGCCGCAGGGCTAA
- a CDS encoding YlbL family protein — MGETSNAAASGAPRGNRRNLKSLSLTVPIVIGAIALILPSPYVIESPGPALNTIGQYEGKDLFTISGHETYPAEGNLDMTTVYVAGGTDRQATTAEVINAWANPQYDIQPEDYVYPRGTSQDEVNEENELAMTDSQQDSIAAALSALDISFEQEIKVAGFATDLNKGSVEEGDILVAINGVPVTGTEQFRQEIQDRGDEDSELTVRRDGSEVKVPIKTEVSPENGRVMGIYLGTSYTFPLSVDFALDNVGGPSAGMMFALGIYDKLTPGSITGGKHIAGTGTIDAGGQVGAIGGIAQKLVGAQDSGAEYFLAPADNCADVLGRIPDGLQVIKVSTLDEAIDAVKTIGAGEDTSSLPQCTAS; from the coding sequence ATGGGTGAGACCAGCAACGCAGCCGCTAGCGGCGCTCCGCGAGGAAATCGTCGGAACCTCAAATCGTTGTCACTGACCGTCCCCATTGTCATCGGCGCCATTGCGCTCATCTTGCCTTCGCCGTATGTCATCGAATCGCCTGGCCCAGCGCTCAACACCATTGGCCAATACGAGGGCAAAGACCTCTTCACGATTTCAGGTCACGAAACCTACCCCGCTGAAGGCAATCTGGACATGACCACCGTGTACGTTGCCGGTGGAACTGACCGCCAAGCAACAACGGCTGAAGTCATCAACGCCTGGGCGAATCCGCAGTACGACATTCAGCCGGAGGACTACGTCTACCCACGAGGCACCTCGCAGGATGAGGTAAATGAAGAGAACGAGTTGGCGATGACCGACTCGCAACAAGATTCCATAGCCGCAGCGCTCTCGGCACTGGATATTTCCTTTGAACAAGAGATCAAGGTTGCTGGCTTTGCCACGGACCTGAACAAGGGCTCAGTAGAAGAAGGGGACATCCTGGTTGCGATCAACGGCGTTCCCGTCACTGGTACCGAGCAATTCCGCCAAGAAATTCAGGATAGAGGCGACGAGGACAGCGAACTCACGGTTCGCCGCGACGGCTCCGAAGTAAAGGTCCCCATCAAGACCGAAGTGTCTCCGGAAAACGGGCGCGTGATGGGAATCTATTTGGGCACCAGCTACACGTTCCCGCTGTCGGTTGATTTTGCGCTCGACAACGTGGGTGGACCAAGCGCCGGCATGATGTTCGCGCTGGGTATTTACGACAAGCTGACCCCCGGAAGTATCACCGGAGGCAAGCACATTGCCGGAACCGGAACCATTGATGCCGGCGGTCAGGTGGGAGCAATCGGAGGAATTGCCCAGAAGCTCGTGGGTGCCCAGGACTCCGGTGCAGAGTATTTCCTGGCCCCAGCGGACAACTGCGCAGACGTGCTGGGACGCATTCCCGACGGACTTCAGGTCATCAAGGTGTCCACACTGGATGAGGCCATCGACGCAGTGAAAACCATCGGCGCCGGAGAAGACACCTCCTCGTTGCCGCAATGCACTGCGAGCTAA
- a CDS encoding UPF0182 family membrane protein has product MSFGTDFPAPGGPGGPGGPERTSSPVGGATPGKPSPLLITIIVVAILVAGFVFFANFYSDILWYTQLGFEEVLWTEIITRALIFLVGFVLMAVPVWFSLRSAYKHRPVYAPDTTTDSLYRYQRQLEPVRRLMMVGIPIALGVFSATALSSQWKEVLLFLNQVEFGKTDPEFGLDLSFYINTLPVISLLVGYLISVVLIAGIAGILTHYLYGGIRIEERGGIKFSRAVQVHVGIAAALFLILQGVTFFLDRYATLTNQSGRVAGALYTDVNAVIPTKTILAIAAIIVALLFIVGAVLGRWKLPLIGAAMMVVTAIVAGGLYPYVVQEYNVQPSEKTLEKEYIERNINMTRDAYGLTDVQMQPYRAEVDTKQNALAKDSATTTNIRLLDPNLVSDAFSQLQQFRPYYSFASTLNVDRYEVDGSMQDTVIAVREVSVDPNDSWVNQHITYTHGYGVVAAYGAKVANGGRPSFMLEGIPSTGVLGDDSTYEPRIYFGESSPSYSVVGGPTENWDPRELDRPQDQSDGAGDAKTTFQGDGGPSVGNFFNRLVYSIKFGSTDLLLSGDVNSESQILYDRTPRERVEKVAPYLTVDSNAYPAIIDGRVKWIVDAYTTSNEYPYSQSQRLDSAVTDSLTGQQTTAALSGQVNYLRNSVKATVDAYDGSVELYAWEPDEPILQAWQKVFPTSIKPFSEMSAELMAHVRYPEDQFKVQRELLSLYHVTNPEDFYESNDAWSVPNDPTVTEASVKQPPYYLSLRMPDQEEETFSLTSTFIPASAASGAQRNVLYGFLSAEADAGTGEAGVKSEGYGTLRLLELPRSTSVPGPGQAQQNFDSNTTVSRELNLLRTGASTVLNGNLLSLPVGGGILYVQPVYVQSTGQTSYPTLRKVLVSFGDRVGFADTLSEALDDLFEGSSGAVVTEEDGTSSGGDGGTTPPAEVDAQTRLKQALADADAAIKAGQEALAEGDFAKYGEEQTKLQSALSRAIAADEEITGEAATESGAAESSDAASTESAPASESAAAESSSQP; this is encoded by the coding sequence GTGAGTTTTGGAACAGATTTCCCAGCCCCCGGAGGCCCTGGCGGCCCCGGCGGTCCGGAGAGAACATCGAGTCCGGTAGGAGGGGCAACGCCTGGTAAGCCGTCGCCCTTACTGATCACCATTATTGTGGTGGCCATTTTGGTGGCGGGGTTCGTGTTCTTCGCGAACTTCTATTCAGACATCCTCTGGTACACCCAGCTGGGCTTTGAAGAAGTGCTGTGGACGGAGATCATCACACGAGCGCTGATCTTCTTGGTCGGCTTTGTGCTCATGGCCGTCCCAGTCTGGTTCAGCCTTCGTTCGGCTTACAAGCACCGACCGGTCTACGCGCCGGACACCACCACGGACAGCCTGTACCGCTACCAGCGACAGCTGGAACCCGTGCGCCGTCTCATGATGGTGGGTATCCCCATTGCACTCGGAGTCTTCTCCGCTACCGCGCTTTCTTCGCAGTGGAAAGAAGTGCTGCTCTTCCTGAACCAGGTGGAGTTCGGTAAGACTGACCCGGAATTCGGGCTTGACCTCAGCTTCTACATCAACACGTTGCCTGTCATCTCTCTCTTGGTGGGCTACCTGATTTCCGTAGTGCTGATCGCCGGAATCGCGGGCATTCTGACCCACTACCTCTATGGTGGAATTCGTATCGAGGAACGCGGCGGCATCAAATTCTCCCGCGCCGTGCAAGTACACGTGGGAATCGCCGCGGCGCTGTTCTTGATCCTTCAAGGTGTCACCTTCTTCCTGGACCGTTACGCGACGCTGACGAACCAGTCAGGCCGCGTGGCTGGTGCCCTCTACACGGATGTCAACGCTGTCATCCCCACCAAGACCATCTTGGCGATTGCCGCGATCATTGTTGCGCTTCTGTTCATTGTGGGCGCCGTCCTGGGCCGCTGGAAGTTGCCGTTGATCGGTGCAGCGATGATGGTCGTCACGGCAATCGTTGCCGGCGGTCTCTACCCGTACGTGGTGCAGGAATACAACGTGCAGCCCTCCGAGAAGACTCTTGAAAAGGAGTACATCGAGCGGAACATCAACATGACGCGCGACGCCTACGGGCTCACCGACGTCCAGATGCAGCCGTACCGCGCTGAAGTTGATACCAAGCAAAACGCTCTCGCGAAAGACTCTGCGACCACCACGAACATCCGTTTGCTAGACCCCAACCTGGTCTCTGACGCGTTCTCCCAATTGCAGCAGTTCCGCCCGTACTACAGCTTCGCCAGCACGCTGAACGTTGACCGCTACGAGGTTGACGGAAGCATGCAGGACACGGTGATCGCGGTGCGCGAAGTCAGCGTTGACCCGAACGACTCCTGGGTCAACCAGCACATCACCTACACCCACGGCTACGGCGTGGTGGCAGCGTACGGTGCGAAGGTTGCTAACGGTGGCCGCCCGTCCTTCATGCTCGAGGGCATTCCATCCACGGGTGTTCTGGGCGATGACTCAACCTACGAACCTCGCATCTACTTCGGTGAATCCTCACCTAGCTACTCAGTAGTGGGTGGACCAACCGAGAACTGGGACCCACGCGAACTGGACCGCCCACAGGATCAGTCCGACGGTGCCGGCGATGCGAAAACCACCTTCCAAGGCGACGGCGGACCAAGCGTCGGTAACTTCTTCAACCGCTTGGTGTACTCCATCAAGTTCGGTTCCACGGACCTCTTGCTTTCGGGCGATGTGAACTCGGAATCGCAGATCTTGTACGACCGCACACCTCGCGAGCGCGTTGAAAAGGTTGCCCCGTACTTGACCGTGGATTCCAACGCTTACCCGGCCATCATTGACGGCCGCGTCAAGTGGATCGTTGACGCCTACACCACCAGCAATGAGTACCCGTACTCACAGTCGCAGCGTCTCGATTCGGCGGTCACGGACTCACTGACTGGTCAGCAGACCACCGCGGCTTTGAGCGGTCAGGTCAACTACTTGCGTAACTCCGTCAAGGCAACGGTTGATGCCTACGACGGTTCTGTGGAGCTCTACGCTTGGGAGCCGGACGAGCCGATTCTTCAGGCATGGCAGAAGGTCTTCCCGACCTCCATCAAGCCGTTCTCTGAGATGAGTGCAGAGCTGATGGCTCACGTGCGTTACCCCGAGGATCAGTTCAAGGTTCAGCGCGAGCTCCTGAGCCTGTACCATGTGACCAACCCCGAGGACTTCTACGAGTCCAACGATGCATGGTCCGTCCCGAATGATCCCACGGTGACCGAAGCTAGCGTCAAGCAGCCTCCGTACTACTTGTCCTTGCGCATGCCGGATCAGGAAGAGGAAACTTTCTCCCTGACGTCCACCTTCATCCCAGCCTCTGCAGCCAGCGGCGCACAGCGCAACGTGCTGTACGGATTCTTGTCCGCTGAAGCTGACGCGGGAACAGGGGAGGCAGGCGTCAAGTCCGAAGGCTATGGAACCTTGAGGTTGCTGGAACTTCCGCGTTCCACTTCAGTCCCTGGTCCCGGTCAGGCGCAGCAGAACTTTGACTCCAACACCACGGTGTCTCGAGAGCTGAACCTGCTCCGTACGGGTGCATCGACCGTTCTGAACGGTAACTTGCTTTCGCTCCCTGTGGGTGGCGGCATCTTGTACGTCCAGCCGGTCTACGTGCAATCCACGGGCCAGACGTCCTACCCGACCCTTCGTAAGGTCCTAGTGTCCTTCGGTGACCGAGTTGGCTTCGCCGACACGTTGTCTGAAGCTTTGGACGACTTGTTCGAAGGTTCCTCCGGCGCTGTGGTGACGGAGGAGGATGGCACTTCTTCCGGTGGCGATGGTGGTACGACGCCGCCTGCTGAAGTAGATGCCCAAACTCGCCTCAAGCAGGCGCTTGCGGATGCAGACGCTGCCATCAAGGCCGGTCAGGAAGCGCTCGCTGAAGGCGACTTCGCGAAGTACGGCGAAGAGCAGACGAAGCTGCAGTCTGCTTTGTCTCGCGCCATTGCTGCCGATGAAGAGATCACCGGTGAAGCCGCCACCGAATCTGGTGCTGCAGAGTCCTCAGACGCTGCCTCCACCGAATCGGCTCCGGCAAGTGAGAGTGCAGCCGCGGAAAGCTCTAGCCAACCGTAG